A DNA window from Portunus trituberculatus isolate SZX2019 chromosome 47, ASM1759143v1, whole genome shotgun sequence contains the following coding sequences:
- the LOC123520590 gene encoding uncharacterized protein LOC123520590: MSRLLCTALLVATLFLAVTSQPFPQQDPSKHNDFIWNSRKIGNKKVATLTIRKDEERDRRSISPVEDEESGHKNGRRRHAHRHHHGEGARAAMWLANDQSDAGHDGGSASSETYTSEGTRHSSRSALEDGHRVRHSDVRSESLQGEAHMPSFPEMLAEAGITVDPSLLKSKTTSARRGNSEERRNRNGKKNRRNKAGRRSRKNRNKRKKKGCRRLKGEERRKCLEALRQCSNLKKRKKRRCRADALEAALSEASGRREDIHSFLKNITEMSGKEACHYHYLKSCGTRVGLFTTGPDSDRAVVKCHFRKEFLKCMQNLQEHGTCDPTFHTRGDISALREKIKELVWTPSSCLISDVVEGWSMTK; this comes from the exons ATGTCCAGACTCCTGTGCACGGCGCTACTGGTGGCGACGCTGTTCCTGGCGGTGACATCACAGCCATTCCCTCAGCAAGACCCCAGCAAGCACAATGACTTCATATGGAACTCAAGAAAGATAGGCAACAAGAAAGTAGCAACATTAACTATAAG GAAGGACGAAGAGCGGGATCGCCGCAGCATCTCGCcagtggaagatgaggaaagcgGCCACaaaaacgggaggaggaggcacgcCCACAGACACCACCATGGGGAGGGCGCGCGGGCGGCGATGTGGCTGGCGAACGACCAGTCAGATGCGGGACACGACGGAGGAAGTGCGTCATCAGAGACCTACACTTCTGAAGGGACGAGGCATAGCAGCCGGTCAGCGTTGGAGGATGGACACAGAGTGAGGCATAGTGATGTACGCTCTGAAAGTTTACAAGGTGAGGCTCACATGCCAAGCTTTCCTGAGATGCTTGCGGAAGCAGGAATCACAGTCGATCCATCACTGCTCAAAAGCAAGACCACCAGCGCAAGGCGAGGCAATAGCGAGGAACGCAGGAACAGAAACGgcaagaagaatagaagaaacaaAGCAGGAAGGCGaagcaggaaaaacaggaataagaggaaaaagaagggttGTCGTCGcctgaagggggaggagagaaggaagtgctTGGAAGCCCTTCGTCAGTGCAGCAACCTGAAGAAgcgtaagaagaggaggtgccGTGCTGATGCTCTTGAGGCAGCCCTCAGCGAAGCCTCCGGCAGGCGGGAAGACATCCACAGCTTCCTCAAGAACATCACTGAGA TGAGCGGGAAGGAGGCgtgtcactaccactacctgaAGAGCTGCGGCACCAGAGTGGGCCTCTTCACCACGGGGCCAGACAGCGACAGGGCAGTCGTCAAGTGTCACTTCAGGAAG GAATTCCTCAAGTGCATGCAGAACCTGCAGGAGCACGGGACGTGCGACCCAACCTTTCACACGCGAGGCGACATCAGCGCCCTCAGGGAAAAGATCAAGGAGCTTGTATGGACGCCGAGCAGCTGCCTCATCTCGGACGTCGTGGAAGG